From the genome of Deferribacteraceae bacterium V6Fe1:
TGGAATCCGAATTGTCCTCTATCTGTTTCAGGTACTCTTTTACCTCTCGTTTTTCAGAGTCAAGTTTGTATTTTTTCACAGAGAGTAATATTTCCCTGTTTCTCTTGTCAATTTTCAACACAACGACTTTTAACGTATCGCCCACCTTGCAAAACTCTTCAGGAATAACTTTATTCTCATCAAGCTCTTTGGCAGGGATAATGCCAGTCAGCCCTTTCGGCAGCGCTACGACAACATTTTCTTTGTTAACTTCAATGACTTCCACATCTAACACTTTACCTGAAGGTAAAAGCTTCTCAATGTCTTTCCAAGGATTTTTCTCAAGTTGTTTTATACCAAGGGAAATTCTCTCTTTATCTTCGTCAATTTTTAAAATTTTAGCGGTAATTTCATCACCTGCTTTAAATTTTTCATTCAAATCCTGAATATCTTCTGTCCAAGAAATATCAATTTTTTTAATAAGACCGTCAATATGCGCACCGAAATCCACAAAAATACCAAAATCAGTAACACTCTTAATTTTGCCTGTAACGACAGAGCCTTCCGGATGATTATTCTTTAAAGTTATCCAAGGATTCTCTGACAACAATTTGAGTGACATCAAGACTTTTTTGTGATCGTTATCAATTCCGATAACCTTACCCTCGACCATATCCCCTCTTTCAAGCTTTACTGAGGAGTTTTTAATCCAGGAAAGCTCTTCTTCAGGGATAAAACCGTCAACACCCGGCTCAAGCTCTACAACGTAACCTTTCTTCCTTCTGGTTACCACTCTCCCCTTTGCTTCACTGTCCACAGGGTATTTTTCTGCGACTTTATTCCATGGATCTTCTTTTAATTGTTTAAGCCCTAACTCTATTTTTTTATTCTCTTTGTCCACATTCAAAACGACTGTTTCAACCACATCATCTACTTCCAAATATTTAGAAGGGTGCTTAACTTTCCCCCAATCGATATTGTCTCTATGAAGAAAACCATCTACAGCACCAATGTTTATAAATACACCATACTCTTTGATTGTTTTTACCTTACCCTTAACTTTGTCTCCCTCTTTAATGGAATCAAACAACTCGTTCTTTTCCATTTCAGCAGCTTCAACAATATAAAGTTTGTGAGAAGCCAATATACTTTTGCTCTTTCTATCTACCTTTAAAATTTTGCAATTTAAAACTTTGCCGATATAACTTTTACTGTCTTTAATTTTATTCCTGACATCAATATGATTGGAAGGGATAAATACCGAAACTTCACCTACTTTTCCTGTAAACCCTTTGTCATTGAAGTTTTCAATCTTAACGGCGACAGGCTTATTTTTTTCAAACTTTTCAAGAATCTCATCAAAATCTCTCTGCTGATTCAATACTTTTCTTGAAAGTCTGACATAACCACCACCACCCTGGACACCTTCGACCAATGCCTCTATCTCATCGCCAACCTTGACCGTAAGTTCACCATTGTTTTCAAGTTCGCTTTTATCTATTACACCTTCTGATTTATATCCAATATTTACCAATATATCTGTTCCATTTATTGCAACCACCGACCCTTTTACAATACTCCCCTTAGACGGCGGATTGAGAGAATCCTCAAGCATAGACTCAAAGTCCTCAAATTTCATTTCATTGTTCATCCCATTGTTATCCTGCATGTTCAACCTCTTTTAAAAATTCTATAACCTCATCTATCAAAAATTTAGGAGTGCTTGCTCCAGCGGTTATGCCAATGTTTTCTACCCCTATAAGGTCGGATTTGTCAATCTCGTCCTTTGTCTCAATATGAAACACCTTGGGGCATATCTCTTTGCAAATTTCATAAAGTCTCGTGGTATTTCCACTATTTTTACCACCGATTACATACATTATATCTGAAATTAAAGCAACCTTTTTTGCAGCTTCCTGTCTCTGGTCAGTGGCATTGCATATCGTATTGACTATTTTCAGTTCATTACATTTCGATTTTAAGGCATTAACTACCACATCAAAATTGGCTTTATTCTGAGTAGTCTGCGCCACCACTCCAATTTTATCATGAAATTCAACATATTTTTCTACTTCCTCACTACTTTCCACCACTACAAACCCATTATTTGCATAGCTCACTATCCCTTTTACTTCCGGGTGGTCTTTTTCACCGAAAACAACCAAAAAGTAGCCGCTACTGCTGAGTATTGAGGCCTGTCTCTGAGCCCTTGTCACAAATGGACATGTCGCATCCACAACACTTATTTTATTGTCTTTTAATTTATCCATATGTTGTTTGGGAATACCGTGAGAGCGGATTACCACAACATCATCCTTTTCAACATCCTCAACACTTTTTTTAACATTTACGCCCTTTTCTTCAAGCTTTTTAACTAATTGAGGATTATGAATAATAGGCCCGAGTGTATATACTCGCCCCCCTTTGTCAGATGTCTCCTCCACTATCTTTATCGCCCTTTCTACTCCAAAGCAAAAGCCGGAATAATCAGCTACTATAATGTTCATTAAGCCAACACTCTCTCTAATATTTTATTTACGACTTCATCAATAGTCATACTGCTTGTATCTATTAAAATTGCATCATCTGCCTTTTTAAGCGGTGCCACTTCTCTATTCATATCTTCAAAATCCCTTTTTATTACACTCTGTAAAATCTCCTCAAAATTCACATCGATACCTTTAGCCGTTAACTCTTCAAATCGTCTTTTTGCCCTCTCGTTTGCATTGGCATCAAGATAAAATTTATATTCGGCATCAGGAATTACCACTGTGCCTATATCTCGCCCATCCATTATCACATCACTTTTCGAAGCAATTTCCTGCTGTTTTTTGGTTAAAATTTCCCTTACTTCCGTTATCTTTGAAGTCTCAGATACCTTTGCTGTAACCTCAGCACTCCGTATCTCATCAGTAACATCAAGCTCATGTAAATTAATCTTTAGGATTACCCTTTGACGTTCTCCGTCCTTTTTGAAAGATATATCACAATCTTTAAGTTTATCTACAAGTGCAGCCCCAATTAAACCGTATTTTACACTTAAATAAGCACAAGCCCTATACATTGCACCGGTATCGATGTAAATCAAGTTTAACTTTTCCGCTATAATTTTTGAAATGGTGCTTTTGCCGCTTCCGGCAGGTCCATCAACAGCAATTCTCAAGGGCATTTATCTCGCTCACACAAATTTCGTTAATAGTAATAACAACTTTTAAAATAGCTGCTATTTTATACTCAGGCTATCCACCTTGCTGATAAAATCTGGGAAGGATACATCAATTGCATCTATTTCGTCAATACTAAGTTGCCCAAATCTTTTTGACAAAAGGATATTTATCATAGCAATTCTATGGTCATCAAAGGATTTCAAGTTGGCCTTTTTATTTATTTCTTTCAAAGGATAAACTTTTAAGCCGTCATCAAACTCCTCTACTTCAGCCCCGATTTCCCTTAAATTATAAACCATTGCTTTTATTCTATCAGACTCCTTTACTCTCAGCTCTTCAGCCCCCCTAATTTCGACAGGGCTTTTAGCAAACAGACCTAAAGCGGAAATCATAGGAATTTCATCTATAATGTTGGCTACTATATCCCCTTCTATCTTTATCCCTTCATACTCTTGGTGTTGTATAAAAATATCGCCGAAAGGGTCACCTAAATGAGATTTTACAATAACTTCAAATTTAACCCCCATCCCTTTTAAAACATCAAGCATTCCACTTCTTGTAGGATTAAGACCAACATTTTTAATTAAAACTTCTGCGCCTTCATACATTAATGCAGCTCCAAGAAAAAAAGCCGCTGATGAAAAATCCCCCGGCACACTTATTGTACAAGGCTCTAACCTCTTTACAGGGTCTATTTCAATCCTCAATCCGTCAATTTTCAAGTCAACGCCATAAGATTTGAGCATAAGTTCGGTATGATTTCTCGTAACAGCCTGCTCTGTGTAAATAGTTTTGGAATCAGCCTGAAGTGCGGCTAAAATAATAGCACTTTTTACCTGAGCACTTTTTACCTTACCAACAATATCGTCACCTTTCAGTTTACTGGGGATAATCGTAAGAGGGAGAAATCTGTTATTTTCTCTTGCTACAATATATGCGCCGAGCTTACTAAGCGGCTCAATTACTCTGCCCATCGGCCTTTTCTTAAGAGAATTGTCTCCGGTAAGAACAAAGTATTTATTTTGGCCGGCAAAAAGTCCGGTTAAAAGCCGAGCAGTCGTGCCTGAGTTTTCGCAATTTATTATATCATTTGGCTCGATGAAGTTTCTACACCCTTCAGATTCTATAATAAAGCCATTATCTATTTCAATAAATTTTGCTCCAACCGCCTGCATTGCCGCTTTTGTGGCAAGTGTATCCCTTGACATAAGCGGATTCAACACTTTACTTTTCCCTTCTGCCATGGCCGACAAGATAAACGCTCTATGAGATATGGACTTATCAGAAGGAACAAATATTTCGCCTTTTAACGTTTCTACCTTTTCAAAACTTATCATAGCGCTTCCCTTAATCCTTTAACCTTTGAAATCATGCTCTTCATAAGGTCATAATCGTTAGAATTTATTGCTTTTTTCCACTTTGTAAGCTCTTCAATATATCTGTCAATCAGCCGTTGAAGATTATCACTGTTATCAAAAAATATATCTGACCACATTGTAGGATTACTTTTGGCAATCCTTGTAAAATCTCTAAAACCGCCACCAGTAAATCCAAATGCCAGAGAATCCTCATTTTCTACAAAATCTATGAGAGAAAAAGCTATTAAATGCGGAAAATGGCTAATAAGACCGAAGATTTTATCATGCCTGTTAACATCCATAACATTCACTTTCATACCAATTTGGCTGTGCAAACTTTTGAGTGCTTCCAATAATTCTTTATGCTCCGCGTCTATCAAAATATGGTAAGCATTTTTAAAAATTTCTACTTCAGAGTTTTCAAAACCTGATACCTCTTTCCCTGCAATAGGATGCCCACCAACAAACTTGAGGTTTAAAGCTTCTGCTTTCTCACAAATGCTTTTCTTAGTGCTGCAACCGTCAGTAATAAATGTAGTTACCTTTTTACCCCCAAGATATTCTAAAAATTTCAAAGCCGAATTAACAGGCAAACAAATATAAATAAGATCAAGTTCAAAATTTAAAAACTCATCTTCGTTATCGGTCAGCCCTTCAAAGATAAATGACTCAGCCGCACTGCCAAGACATTCAATACTTTTATCAAACCCGTAAACTTTAATCCCTTGTTCAACAAAAGCCTTTGCAAAGGAACCACCGATAAGACCAAGTCCGGCTATCCCAATTTTATTAAAAAAAATATTTTTCAAAATAATTTATTCCTCTATATGTTTTTCGACTGTAGCAGCGATAATTTTTATCCGTTTCATCAAAATATCAAACTCTTCCGGAGTAATTGACTGATCTCCGTCACTCATAGCCTCAGATGGTTTAGGGTGCACTTCAATCATAAGCCCGTCAGCTCCCGCTGCAATTGCCGCCTGTGCCATCGGTAAAATGCAATCCCTTCTACCTGTACCATGGCTTGGGTCAACTACAATTGGCAGATGGCTCATCCCCTTAATTACAGGTACCGCTGATAAGTCTAAAAGGTTTCTTGTTTCACTGTCAAAGCTTCTTATCCCTCTTTCACAAAGAATTATATTATAATTCCCTTCCGAAGCTATGTATTCAGCTGCCATCAGAAATTCTTTAATCGTAGCACAAATCCCTCTTTTGAGCATACAAGGGATATTGGATTTTCCCACCTCTTTCAATAACCTGAAATTTTGCATATTTCTTGCACCGATCTGAATTATATCGGTATATCTCCCAACCACATCAAGATCTCTTGGGTCCATAAGCTCTGTTATTACAAGCATGTTATATTCGTCTGCAGCTTCTCTCAAGTATCTTAATCCTTCCTCTCCAAGCCCCTGAAAAGCGTATGGTGAAGTCCTTGGTTTGAAAGCCCCGCCTCTTAAAATTCTCGCACCTGATGCATGCACTCGGGAAGCTACTTCAAACAGCATCTCTCTATTTTCCACAGAGCATGGCCCCGCCATTACAACACTGTGCTTACCGCCAATTTTAAACCCTTTAATATCAAGCACAGAATCTTCTTTTTTAAATTCACTGCTGACAAGTTTAAAAGGTTTAAATACAGGGACAACTTTTTCAACTCCGGGAAAAGAGCTTAATGGCTTATCCCTTAAGACCGATTCATCCCCTACAAGCCCTATAACAGTTTTGCCTTCATTCAAATATATATGCGTCTTAAATCCGTATGAATTAAGCTTTTCTACCAAAAAATCAACGTCAGCCTGACTTACACCGTTTTTCAAAACTATAATCATAGGTTATCTTCCTAATATTTTTTTCAATTTTTCTATAAAAAATTTATTTTCTTCTTCTGTGCCTATGGACACCCTTACATATTCCGCAAGCCCTGGCCCTAAAAATCTTACAATTACCCCCTCTTTCAACAAATCATCAAATATCTTCTTACCGTCTCCAACATTTACAAGGATAAAATTAGCCTGAGTAGGGATATACTTCAAGCCAAGATTTTCAAATTCTTTATAAAGATATGCCTTGCCTTCTCTATTGGTCTTTATGGACTTTCTAAGGAAATCATTATCGTCTAACGCTGCTTCGGCAGCAATCTGAGCAAGCATATTCACATTAAAAGGCTGCCTGACTCTATTTAGCATATCGATAGCTTCCCTATCGCCCACAGCATAGCCTACCCTAAAGGCAGCAAGGCCATAAGCTTTTGAAAATGTCCTCATTACTATTAGATTCTTATATTTTTTCATTAATTTAAGGGAATTAGGATAATCATTAGCATCTACATATTCTATATAAGCCTCATCAAGTGCTACAATGATATCTTGCCGAATACTCTCGATAAAATTGATAAGAGCATCTTCACTAAAGTATGTCCCCGTCGGGTTGTTCGGATTTGCCAAAAACACTATCCTTGTTTTATCGGTAATGCTTTTTTTAAGGCTTTCAAAATCGACTTCAAACCCTTCTTTCATTTTTACCCATTCACAACTACTACCGGCAGCCTGAGCAATTATTCCGTAAACAGAGAAAGATGGTGCATAAGATAATACGGTTTCATCACCCTTCACAAATGTCCTGATTAAAAGCTCAATAATTTCGTTTGAGCCGGTGCCGAAAATAAGCTCATCTTTTCTGACTGAAAGTTTATCTGCAAGCTTCTCTCTAAGGTAATAAGCATCCCCTAAAGGATATCTATTCATTTCATCCAAACTTTTTATAATTGCCTGCTTTGCTTTTTCAGGAATCCCAAGCGGATTTTCATTGGAAGCAAGTTTAACTGCCTTTTTAATACCAAGCTCTCTTTCAAGCTCTTTTATAGGCTTGCCCGGCTGATATGGCACTAAATCTGCAATATTTTTTCCTGCTAATTTTTTGTAATCTATCATTTTTCCCCCTTTGGATATGATCCTAATATTTTAAAGAATGATACCTCATTGCTAAATTTATCTATGGCATCTTTTATCTTTTTATCTTTATAATGTCCATCTATATCTACATAAAATACATATTCCCATGCCTTCATTTTAGAAGGTCGCGATTCTATTTTTGTCATATTTATCTCATTTTCAGAAAAAGACTTTAATGCAGAATAAAGGGAGCCAGCCCTGTGAGCTACAGAAAACACAAGGGATGTTTTGTCCTTTCCTGTCATTTCAGGTTCAAAATTCCCAATAATTAAAAACCTTGTATAATTGTTTGTAAAATCTTCTATATTTTTACTTACTATCTTTAAACCGTAAACAAGCTCGGACATTTCTGAAGCAATCGCGGCAGAAGTCTCATCTTTTGAAGCAATCTCCGCAGCCTTTGCAGTCGATTCTACCTCAATAATAGGTATACTTCCGGCTTCTCTTGAAAGCCACTTACGGCACTGAGCAATTGCATGAGGGTGAGAATATATCCTCTTCATATCTTGAAGTTTGCCTGTTTTGTTCATCAAATGATGACTAACTTCCAAAAATACCTCACCGCAAATTTTCAAATTTGAGCTCATAAACATGTCAAGGGTGTGATTGACAACACCTTCAAGAGAATTTTCAATAGGGATAATACCATAGTCACATCTTTTTTTCTCCACATCTTCAAATACTTCAGGAATACTTCTTGACGGTATTAGTTTTGCGGACAAGCCAAAGTGCTTTATCCCCGCAAGGTGGGTAAAAGTACCTTCTGGCCCGAGGTATGCAATTTTTTGCACCTCTTCAAGGGAAAGTGAAGCAGAAATAATCTCCCTAAATACACTTTTTAAAGACTCATTTGGAAAAGGTCCTGGGTTAATCGCTTTCAACCTTTCATAAATGGCCTTCTCCCTTGAAGGCACATAAAGGGGCTTATTTTGAGACTGTTTGATTTTACCTATTTCAATAACACAGTGAGCCCTTTCGTTTAACAACTTAAGTATCTTTTCGTCAATATTGTCAATCTGTTGTCTTAACTCATCAATATTTTTCATATAATTTTCCCATTGCTTTTTTAGAAAAATACCAAAATGTTAAAAAATATTCAACTTTTTTTAGTCTGACACTAAAAAACAGATGATTAAAGACTAATCAAATTTAAAACACTCTTTTATAAAATTTTAAAAATATATATTACTATATAGCAGCAAAAAATTTAACAATACTTAACAGGCAATTATAAAAATTTTTAAAATAAAAATGTTATTTGTTTGCTATAATTTAATTTATTATTGACTAAAAGAAATAAATAAATATCTTAGAACTCAAGATTTAGGACATCCTCCCAATAGTAATAGATTAACTCCCCCAAACTTGCCCCTTTTCAAGGGGCATTTTATTTATCCTAAACTTTGAAAAATTTATTTAGACAGGGCTTCTACAATATCGTTTACAGTTACATCCAAAGGTATTTCAATCAATTTATCCCGACTGTGCTCACCCATCAATATGTTGACGGCACTCTTCTTCAAGTTAAGTTTTTTAGAAATAAATTTTATTAATTCTTTATTGGCGGCACCGTCTACCGGAGGGGCACTCAACTTGATTTTTATGATATCTGAATCGTAAAATCCCACACACTCAGTCTTTTTTGCAGAAGGCTGTATATGAAGCTTAATTCTCATCAGGATACGTGACAATACCGGAGTCTTTGTAGTAAGCACTGTTTAATAAAAGCGACTCCAAAGAGCCTTTTATTTTAACATCAGAAATTAATACCCCTTCATTCACAAAAAACTCCCCCTCATTTAAATTTAACAGCACATATAGGGATTCATATGGGTCATACTCCTGATAAACGGCATTTATTATATTCCCATCACTAATCATTATCTGTCCCGAATCGTTATTGGTAAGTATTTCAATAGTTAAATCTTTTTTCATCCCACACAAAAACTGCACTAACTCATGGATATCAATATTACTGACATCACCGGAGAAATTATTATCACTTAAAATATTTTCACTCTCACCAAGTATACTTTTATATACGTTGACAAAATTTTCTATCCTTTTATAGAATATTTTTGCCAAATCCACAAATTCAAGTCCGTATCTGTTATTATCCCTTATATTTTTAATTTTTGACTTTACATTCTCTATTTTCTTGCCGTTAGGTAAAGTAAAACTGATTATTATGGCATCATTCATATCAAGGGGATAACTTGTCTCAAGCAACGTACCATTCACACTTAAATCGTGTAAAACACCCGGGAATGTTTTAATGTTTTTGTAATTTACACTGCAAGCTATATTTACTGGGACACGTTTACTGCCGCGCAAAGAGTACTCCGTATAATCCTGAGGATAACTGATTAAAATTAACGATGAGTTTGGCTCTATACCTTTTATCAAGCCTGTTTCAAACTCAATAAGTTTGTCCTGAAAAAGATATCTTGCAGTAACTCTTTCATAATACTCAAATAGCTTCAAGATTTCACGTCTTGACTCAACTATAATGTACTGCCCCAAGCTCCAGCCTATAATATTTGTACCGTAAAATCTTTTTTTATCTTCCACTAAAATAAGTTCCGTACCTACAGCAAACTGCCTGAAGATATTCCCCTTTACAAACTCACTCGACCTTTTCCTCAAATAAAGCTTAAGGGTCTTATAAAGCCCGTTTATATCCTCCAACATCTTGCTCATAGTCTTTTCCATCTGAACGATGAAATAAGGATCATCAACCATAGGCTCTACTTCCTGAGCGGTCGGCTTTACTTCTTGTTCACTTTCCAAAAGTGATTTTTCTTCTATAAATTGCTCAAAAAAATCTGCGATATCGTTCTTTGGGACAGTATTTTTTGCTATAACATCTGCATAATACCGAAAAAACCTTGTAGTTTGAGAGTTAGGATAAAGTTGAACAATCGGAATCTGTCTATTAACCGACTCAGTAAAATTTTCATCATCAGGAAGCGGTCCCAAAAGATTGACCTTTATATCCAAAAACTTTTCAACAGTCTCCTTAAACTTATCAAATACATTATGTGTCTGCACTTTAGATTTGGCTTTATTCACCAGCACATCTATATTTTTATTTATATTCTTACTTTTTAATACTTTTAACATCCCATAAGCATCTTTAATAGAAGTAACTTCCGGGACAATTATCAAAATCACAGTATCAGCAAGCTTTATAAAACTAACAACTTCATCAGATACACCAGCGCCCGTATCGATAATAAGAAAATCTGCCCTTTCTTTAAGCTTTGCTATTTCACCGAGGATTTTACTTTTATTTTTACTGCTGAGGTTAGCTAATTTTGACACACCTTTCCCCGCAGGGATAATGGAAAAGTTTGGCAGTTCCTTTTTTTTCAACAATATATCTTCAATGGTAACATCTTCATCCAGTAGGTTTTCAATGGTTTTTCCAGGGACTTCGCCGAATAAAAGGTCTGCATTTCCAAGGGCTAAATCGGCATCCAACAAAAATGTATTATATCCATCTTTGGCAAGGCAAACACTAAGATTTATACAAAAATTGCTTTTTCCAACCCCTCCCTTACCGCTTGTAACAGCTAATACTTTACAATTTTTACTTTTCATAATAGAATTATAGCCTATTTTTACCAATGTTGTAAATATTTTTTAAAAAGGGTGCAGATATGCGCGTTGGGATAATTGGAGCAACCGGATACACAGGGTTTGAATTAATCAAAATATTGGCAAGACATTCGTCCGCAAAGATTTCAGCAGTTACGAGCGATAGCTCGGCAGGCAACAAAATAAGTGATTTGTATCCGTATCTTACGAAAATTTGTGATTTGACTCTTCAGTCAAATGATTATGATGACTTATCAGATAACGTAGATGTGGTATTTTTATGTTTGCCACATGGTGCTTCACAAGACGCCGCCAGTTTTTTTTACAAAAAAGGGAAATTGGTAATAGATTTAAGTGCCGATTTTAGGATAAAAGATAAAGACTTATATGAAAAAACTTATAGCACACCTCATAAGGCTACCGATATTCTTGAGCAAAGCGTTTACGGGATACCTGAATTATTTTATAATGAGATAAAACAAGCACGGCTAATTGCAAACCCGGGATGCTATCCAACATCTGTAATTGTCCCTCTGTTTCCATTACTCAAAGAGAAGGTTGTTGACAATAATTTTATCATTGCAGATTCAAAATCAGGGGTGAGCGGTGCTGGGAAAAACCCGAGTGCAAAGACACACTTTTGTGAAGTAAATGAAGATTTTAAGCCTTACGGAATTTTTTCCCACAGACACAACCCTGAAATAGATTTTATCCTTTCCAAAGCACTAAATAACACACATATCACATTCACACCACACTTACTCCCCATTAACAGAGGGATAGAAAGTACTATCTATCTTAAAAAAACAAGTAACATAAATTTAAAAACCATCCTTGAAGATTACTATAAAAACTCTATATTTGTAAGGGTAAGAAAGGACGATTCAATCCCAACTATAAAAGATGTATCCGGGACAAACTTCGTTGATATAAACATTTTTGAAGATGGAAATAGTGTTATTATAGTAAGCTGTATTGACAATCTTATTAAAGGTGCAAGCGGCCAGGCGGTGCAAAATATGAATATAGCTGCCGGCTTTGATGAAAAGGACGGACTTTTATGAAAACTCACTTTAATGAAATTAAAAATGGTGGAGTCTGCACACCCATTGGTTTCAGCTCTGCAGGCATTTCTGCTGACATTAAAGGAAAAAAGAGCACTAAAAAAGATTTAGGATTACTAATGAGCGAGTCTCCATGTGTTGTTGCCGCAACTTTTACTG
Proteins encoded in this window:
- a CDS encoding S1 RNA-binding domain-containing protein, with the translated sequence MQDNNGMNNEMKFEDFESMLEDSLNPPSKGSIVKGSVVAINGTDILVNIGYKSEGVIDKSELENNGELTVKVGDEIEALVEGVQGGGGYVRLSRKVLNQQRDFDEILEKFEKNKPVAVKIENFNDKGFTGKVGEVSVFIPSNHIDVRNKIKDSKSYIGKVLNCKILKVDRKSKSILASHKLYIVEAAEMEKNELFDSIKEGDKVKGKVKTIKEYGVFINIGAVDGFLHRDNIDWGKVKHPSKYLEVDDVVETVVLNVDKENKKIELGLKQLKEDPWNKVAEKYPVDSEAKGRVVTRRKKGYVVELEPGVDGFIPEEELSWIKNSSVKLERGDMVEGKVIGIDNDHKKVLMSLKLLSENPWITLKNNHPEGSVVTGKIKSVTDFGIFVDFGAHIDGLIKKIDISWTEDIQDLNEKFKAGDEITAKILKIDEDKERISLGIKQLEKNPWKDIEKLLPSGKVLDVEVIEVNKENVVVALPKGLTGIIPAKELDENKVIPEEFCKVGDTLKVVVLKIDKRNREILLSVKKYKLDSEKREVKEYLKQIEDNSDSTFNLGTLIKGKIDEIK
- the ispH gene encoding 4-hydroxy-3-methylbut-2-enyl diphosphate reductase gives rise to the protein MNIIVADYSGFCFGVERAIKIVEETSDKGGRVYTLGPIIHNPQLVKKLEEKGVNVKKSVEDVEKDDVVVIRSHGIPKQHMDKLKDNKISVVDATCPFVTRAQRQASILSSSGYFLVVFGEKDHPEVKGIVSYANNGFVVVESSEEVEKYVEFHDKIGVVAQTTQNKANFDVVVNALKSKCNELKIVNTICNATDQRQEAAKKVALISDIMYVIGGKNSGNTTRLYEICKEICPKVFHIETKDEIDKSDLIGVENIGITAGASTPKFLIDEVIEFLKEVEHAG
- a CDS encoding (d)CMP kinase — encoded protein: MPLRIAVDGPAGSGKSTISKIIAEKLNLIYIDTGAMYRACAYLSVKYGLIGAALVDKLKDCDISFKKDGERQRVILKINLHELDVTDEIRSAEVTAKVSETSKITEVREILTKKQQEIASKSDVIMDGRDIGTVVIPDAEYKFYLDANANERAKRRFEELTAKGIDVNFEEILQSVIKRDFEDMNREVAPLKKADDAILIDTSSMTIDEVVNKILERVLA
- the aroA gene encoding 3-phosphoshikimate 1-carboxyvinyltransferase: MISFEKVETLKGEIFVPSDKSISHRAFILSAMAEGKSKVLNPLMSRDTLATKAAMQAVGAKFIEIDNGFIIESEGCRNFIEPNDIINCENSGTTARLLTGLFAGQNKYFVLTGDNSLKKRPMGRVIEPLSKLGAYIVARENNRFLPLTIIPSKLKGDDIVGKVKSAQVKSAIILAALQADSKTIYTEQAVTRNHTELMLKSYGVDLKIDGLRIEIDPVKRLEPCTISVPGDFSSAAFFLGAALMYEGAEVLIKNVGLNPTRSGMLDVLKGMGVKFEVIVKSHLGDPFGDIFIQHQEYEGIKIEGDIVANIIDEIPMISALGLFAKSPVEIRGAEELRVKESDRIKAMVYNLREIGAEVEEFDDGLKVYPLKEINKKANLKSFDDHRIAMINILLSKRFGQLSIDEIDAIDVSFPDFISKVDSLSIK
- a CDS encoding prephenate dehydrogenase, translating into MFFNKIGIAGLGLIGGSFAKAFVEQGIKVYGFDKSIECLGSAAESFIFEGLTDNEDEFLNFELDLIYICLPVNSALKFLEYLGGKKVTTFITDGCSTKKSICEKAEALNLKFVGGHPIAGKEVSGFENSEVEIFKNAYHILIDAEHKELLEALKSLHSQIGMKVNVMDVNRHDKIFGLISHFPHLIAFSLIDFVENEDSLAFGFTGGGFRDFTRIAKSNPTMWSDIFFDNSDNLQRLIDRYIEELTKWKKAINSNDYDLMKSMISKVKGLREAL
- the aroF gene encoding 3-deoxy-7-phosphoheptulonate synthase, with protein sequence MIIVLKNGVSQADVDFLVEKLNSYGFKTHIYLNEGKTVIGLVGDESVLRDKPLSSFPGVEKVVPVFKPFKLVSSEFKKEDSVLDIKGFKIGGKHSVVMAGPCSVENREMLFEVASRVHASGARILRGGAFKPRTSPYAFQGLGEEGLRYLREAADEYNMLVITELMDPRDLDVVGRYTDIIQIGARNMQNFRLLKEVGKSNIPCMLKRGICATIKEFLMAAEYIASEGNYNIILCERGIRSFDSETRNLLDLSAVPVIKGMSHLPIVVDPSHGTGRRDCILPMAQAAIAAGADGLMIEVHPKPSEAMSDGDQSITPEEFDILMKRIKIIAATVEKHIEE
- a CDS encoding histidinol-phosphate transaminase yields the protein MIDYKKLAGKNIADLVPYQPGKPIKELERELGIKKAVKLASNENPLGIPEKAKQAIIKSLDEMNRYPLGDAYYLREKLADKLSVRKDELIFGTGSNEIIELLIRTFVKGDETVLSYAPSFSVYGIIAQAAGSSCEWVKMKEGFEVDFESLKKSITDKTRIVFLANPNNPTGTYFSEDALINFIESIRQDIIVALDEAYIEYVDANDYPNSLKLMKKYKNLIVMRTFSKAYGLAAFRVGYAVGDREAIDMLNRVRQPFNVNMLAQIAAEAALDDNDFLRKSIKTNREGKAYLYKEFENLGLKYIPTQANFILVNVGDGKKIFDDLLKEGVIVRFLGPGLAEYVRVSIGTEEENKFFIEKLKKILGR
- the pheA gene encoding prephenate dehydratase; translated protein: MKNIDELRQQIDNIDEKILKLLNERAHCVIEIGKIKQSQNKPLYVPSREKAIYERLKAINPGPFPNESLKSVFREIISASLSLEEVQKIAYLGPEGTFTHLAGIKHFGLSAKLIPSRSIPEVFEDVEKKRCDYGIIPIENSLEGVVNHTLDMFMSSNLKICGEVFLEVSHHLMNKTGKLQDMKRIYSHPHAIAQCRKWLSREAGSIPIIEVESTAKAAEIASKDETSAAIASEMSELVYGLKIVSKNIEDFTNNYTRFLIIGNFEPEMTGKDKTSLVFSVAHRAGSLYSALKSFSENEINMTKIESRPSKMKAWEYVFYVDIDGHYKDKKIKDAIDKFSNEVSFFKILGSYPKGEK
- a CDS encoding YggU family protein — protein: MRIKLHIQPSAKKTECVGFYDSDIIKIKLSAPPVDGAANKELIKFISKKLNLKKSAVNILMGEHSRDKLIEIPLDVTVNDIVEALSK